GATAACAGGCATCATTCTGGCAGTTGCAATTGAGAAATCCTTGAGCTTACTCATGATTCAATAATGGTTCCTACTCGGCAAAATACCGCTCCAACAAATCCTGACCGCGATTACCCATCTCCTTGACCATCACCTCAATCTGCTTAAGAGCGATCGGCAAAGGTTTTGTCTTGCCCCGTTCCCAGCGGTTCACTGACTGAAACGATACTCCCAACGATTGGGCAAACTGCAATTGAGTCAGCCCTAGGCGCTTCCGAGTTTCCTTCACAAGCACAGCGGTTGATAGCGATTCGGTTATGGGCATGGCGGGGATGTCTCCCAGATGGTCTTTATCGAGGCTAACCGAAGAGGCATCGAATCTCACCTGGTATATTTACGGAATTTTACTAAGAGCCTATCCGAAAAATCCGTTACGTTGTAAAATGACGTAATGGACAGCGCTCAACAAAGTCAAACCGAACCAGCTACTATCTGGCGGACACCTGATGAATTATGGCAACGCCTTGCACCAGTGCTGGTGATTGATAAACCGCGCAAGAAACCAGGACGACCGCGTGTCAATGACCGTCGCCTGTTTGAGGCTTTGATTTATCTAGCTCGCACGGGTGGGCAGTGGTGTGCGCTGCCGCCAGAATTTGGACCGAAATCTACCGCCTACGATCGATTTCGTGAATGGGTGGAGCATGGTTGCTTACAAAAAGCTTGGGCAGTGCTGTTGCAAGAGTATGACCAAGTCTTGGGAATTGATTGGCAGTGGCAATCTGAGTAGAGGCTGTATCGTCAAAGCCCCGTTAGGAAAAAGGGGATCGAGGGAGAAGCTACTGCCACAGGAAGAAATCCCACAGACCGGGGCAAAGCTGGTAGCAAACGCCATCTCCTGACCGATGGTCGGGGTGTGCCGCTAGCAGTAGTTTTGAGCGGAGCACGCCCGACATGATATGAAGAAGTTAGCACAGTTGTTAGATGCGGTGGTTGTTGAAAGACCAGACAGCCAACAAGTAGAACAACATCTGTGTCTAGATAGAGGTTACGATTACTCTTCTTGTTGGCAAGAAGCACAAGAACGAGGATACATTCCTCACATTCCACAAAAAGATGCGCCAATCCCCGCGCCCACAGCAAGAGAACCGTCATCCACCACGCCGATGGGTCGTAGAAGTTGGTCATTCCTGGTTTAATCGCTTCCGACGTTTGCTCATCCGTTGGGAAAAACAGCCAGAATGCTACTTGGCATTTATTCAGCTAGCGGCTTGCCTGATCTTGTACCGTAAACTCTTGAGAGGTTGTACTTGAGCGCTGCAAGCGTGTTGTTCAAGTAGCGGAAATTAATTGACACATCACCGGATTTGTTGGCGATCGCTAGCAAGTCACTGTTAGCTTTCGCCTTACACCGGAGTTGAGATTGACGAGACTTTATCAGTGTTCATTACGTCATTTTACAGCGTAACGGATTTTTCGGATAGGCTCTAAGCCAAATGGCGTGGGCTGAGCGTTTTTTGGGAATAAAACTAAGCTGGTAGTTAGGTCTGTGTTCTTAAAACGACGGTTTTCTAATACATCGACTCTCCTGTCACTCGAGAGCACTTTTACACAAACGTCGGTTTAGAAGCAGGACGTTGTCATGAAGTGTAGCCTATTTTTTAAAGCGATATTCTCAAAGGCTTTCAGGTTCTAGATAGAAGAGCTTGAAGAGGCTATATTTTCCCAAATCTACCTTCTCTGAAATGGTTATATACGGGCATTTGACAAGCTCCTGCTTTAGAGTAGGTCTACAGGGCGTGAGTACCCACAGCTTTCGCCGCACTGCGTTAACTCAAATGAGTAACGCGGGCATCCCATTGCGCGTGATTCAAAAGATTTCTGGACATCGCAACTTAGAACAACTGCAAAGATACTTAGAGGTTCCTTCGGAACAAGTCAAAGCTGCGATCGCATCTCTCTCCATGTTATCCCCGATCGGGAAACAGAACTTAGACTGTTTTGGGTCATTGCCCACTGTTCGGGAAATGAGCCTTGAGTACGCACTTGTAAGGCTCTTTCGTAGTAAGCAACAGCTAGTTCTAGATTTTCCGCTCGCTCTCCCAGAATGCGAGCGTGATAGGCATGACCTAGATTGTATTGGGTC
This region of Microcoleus sp. AS-A8 genomic DNA includes:
- a CDS encoding helix-turn-helix transcriptional regulator, whose translation is MRFDASSVSLDKDHLGDIPAMPITESLSTAVLVKETRKRLGLTQLQFAQSLGVSFQSVNRWERGKTKPLPIALKQIEVMVKEMGNRGQDLLERYFAE
- a CDS encoding transposase, yielding MDSAQQSQTEPATIWRTPDELWQRLAPVLVIDKPRKKPGRPRVNDRRLFEALIYLARTGGQWCALPPEFGPKSTAYDRFREWVEHGCLQKAWAVLLQEYDQVLGIDWQWQSE
- a CDS encoding tetratricopeptide repeat protein — its product is MTQYNLGHAYHARILGERAENLELAVAYYERALQVRTQGSFPEQWAMTQNSLSSVSRSGITWREMRSQL